The genomic DNA GTTTAGAAAATTTGATATGACTCTTCCAATTGGAGCAATTCATCAAATTCATGGAGAGGGAGTAGGACAAAGAGAGGTTATGTTTACTCTTGCTCCTCAGGATAAGGCTTCAAGATTAATATGTGGAATTACTTGGGGAGGAGATGGGGCCTGGACGAGCTGGCCACCTCATCAACATGAGAAAAATTTAGAAGAAATATATTGTTATTTTGATATGGATTTTCCAAAATTTGGTTTACATATTAGTTATTTAAAAAGCGGAGAAATTAAAGATATTGTAACTCATACAGTAACATCAGGAACAATGGTACAAGCTCCATGTGGGTATCATCCAACTGTAGCAAGTCCTGGAACAAGAAATACTTATTTATGGGTACTTGCAGCTTTTACACCTGCAAGTAGAAGTTATGATCTAGCAATTTTAGATCCATTATATTCAAAAAAATAATATTGAAATTTTACTGAAAAAAGTTAAGACCAGCTATTAAATGTCAAGTAATTTTTTTAAAAAATTTAAAATTTTTTAACTTATTTAATTTTGTAGCACAAAATAACCTAAATAAGATTAGGCTTAAAAAGTTTCTATATTTTGCTTTTGCT from Fusobacterium simiae includes the following:
- a CDS encoding 5-deoxy-glucuronate isomerase, with the translated sequence MCNKKSKESIEKWCVQSSNEIGFHEVITPLNSDCVAVQMFRLNMEVGQTYILESKKLELHSVLIKGRAEINEHSSLNYKMEKLDSFYIPSNDLIKITALEECIFYIAGAKCEGIGEAMFRKFDMTLPIGAIHQIHGEGVGQREVMFTLAPQDKASRLICGITWGGDGAWTSWPPHQHEKNLEEIYCYFDMDFPKFGLHISYLKSGEIKDIVTHTVTSGTMVQAPCGYHPTVASPGTRNTYLWVLAAFTPASRSYDLAILDPLYSKK